The Candidatus Obscuribacterales bacterium region TGACTCCGTTAAGGGCTGTGGACAAAAACCAACGGATGCTCTAGTGGGCTGCCTCTGGTCAACCACTAGCTAAGACTTTACCAGAGCATCCTACCGTCCGGGATAATGGACGGTTCCCGCTTCAAGGGTTAGAGAAGCTACGCCTGTGAACGAGTGAAGTACCAATAGCTGAGGCGGACACGGGTTCGACTCCCGTCAGCTCCATTTCAATCCAAACCTCCAGACAAGACCTCCAAATGAGCGATCCTAATCCTAGGGTCGCTTTTTTGATCGGGGCGATCGACATATCCGCCGTAGTTCCATCACTTCGTCCTCCGATAGATCCCGCCATTGGCCTGGCTCCAGGCCGTCCAAGCGCAGGTGGGCGATCGCTCGGCGTACCAACCGCAGGGTGGGATGGCCCACCGCCGCCGTCATCCGCCGCACTTGGCGATTACGCCCCTCGGTTAAAGTCAACTCTAGCCAAGCCGTGGGCACGGTTTTCCGAAAGCGCACCGGTGGATCGCGAGGCGGTAGATCCGGTTCTTGCTCCAGTATCCGCACTTGGGCCGGCCGGGTGCGATCGCCCTTAATCACCACCCCCTGCCGCAGGTGCTCTAGGGCAGCCTCATCGGGACATCGTTCCACCTGTACCCAGTAGGTGCGGGGATGGGCAAACACCGGATCGGTCAAGCGATGCTGCAGCCAGCCATCGTTGGTCAGCAGCAACAGTCCTTCACTATCCCGATCCAGCCGACCAGCAGCATAGACTCCTGGCACGTCAATATAGGCTTTCAGGGTGTCTCGGAGCGCCTCGGTGCGATCGCTAAACTGCGTTAGCACAGCATAGGGTTTGTAAAACAAAAGATAGCGGTGGGAATGGGGCATAGAGCGATCGCCATGAACAACCTAGTCCCCGTATGTTAAGACATATGTCGGTTCATCTAAAAAAAGGTTGAGTTCGCTCAGGTCAACGGCAAACAACCCTTAACCTAGGAGTTTAAGGAGTACGAAGTTAGACCGCCATGAACATGGAAAAGTATCGCGTTGCCTGCACCCTGTCCTTCGGGGATATCTACGGTCAGATTATTGTTTGGCTGATCGTTATTTTCCTCAGCCTTGCTACCGCCCTCGCCCTCATGGGCGCTAGCCGTCCCATTTATGCCCTCGCTACAGTGGGCTTGATTTTGGTGCTGTCGTTGCCCTTTCTGCTCTTTGCCTTCGTCACCACCCTCCTCAATCACATTGAATTTACGGCGGTCGAACCCGAGACAGAATCTAGTTCTGACAGCCAGCCCATCAGCACCCAAAATCCCCAAGTGGCTAGCTAGTTATCTAGTTGTCATTAACCCAGGCGATCGCTTTCCCAGATGCCGATCATCTCAAGAGTTCTAAAGAGTTCCCTGCATTTTGGCGGGGAACTCACCGATCTGCGCCAGGATAGAAGCGCCCAACCCACAATCCTCGACCATGATTGAGCATGATGTTCTGATCATCGGCGGTGGCCTAGCCGGCTGCCGTGCCGCCGTTGAAATTGCCCGCACCAATCCCGCCATCTCCATCGGCGTTATTGCCAAAACCCATCCCATTCGCTCCCACTCCGTGGCTGCCCAAGGAGGAATCGCTGCCACCCTCAATAATGTGGACGCCACGGACACCTGGGAAGCCCACGCCTTCGATACCGTCAAAGGCTCCGATTACCTTGCCGATCAAGACGCGGTGGAGATTTTGACCCGCGAGGCTCCCGGTGTGGTGATTGATCTCGAACATATGGGCGTGCTGTTTTCCCGATTGCCCGATGGACGCATTGCCCAACGGGCCTTTGGTGGCCATACCCATCAACGTACCTGCTACGCCGCTGACAAAACTGGCCACGCTATTTTGCACGAACTAGTCAGCAATCTACGTCGCTATGGGGTCACCATCTACGACGAGTGGTATGTGATGCGCCTGATTGTGGAAGAGGGGCAGGCAAAGGGACTGGTGATGTATCGCCTAGTGGACGGGCATATTGAAGTGGCCCGAGCCAAGGCGGTCATGGTGGCCACCGGTGGCTATGGACGCGCCTACAACACCACCTCCAATGACTTCGCCTCCACTGGAGACGGTTTAGCCATGGCGGCGGCGGCGGGTATTCCGCTGCAAGATATGGAATTTGTGCAGTTTCATCCCACCGGTCTCTATCCCGCTGGGGTGCTGATCTCCGAAGCCGTGCGGGGGGAAGGGGCCTATCTGATCAACAGTGAGGGCGATCGCTTTATGGCTACCTACGCCCCCAGCAAGATGGAGCTAGCGCCCCGAGACATCACCTCCCGCGCCATTACCAAGGAACTGCGCGCAGGTCGCGGCATTCACCTCGATGGCAGTGCTGGCGGCCCCTTCGTCTATCTCGATCTACGGCACATGGGCCAGGACAAGATCATGAGCCGCGTGCCCTTTTGCTGGGAAGAGGCCCATCGCCTCGCTGGTGTGGATGCTGTCCATGAACCGATTCCCATTCGCCCTACCGTGCATTACTCCATGGGCGGTATTCCCGTGAACACCGATGGCCAGGTGCGCAGCGGCCCTGATGGCCTCGTAGACGGTCTCTTCTCCGCTGGCGAAACAGCCTGTGTATCCGTTCACGGGGCCAATCGCTTAGGCAGCAACTCCCTGCTCGAATGCGTGGTCTATGGACGACGGACAGGAGCAGCGATCGCCCGTTATGTCAGCGATCGCAAACTGCCGGAGGTACAAGAAGGTCGCTACGTCATCGAAGCTCAGCAGCAGGTGAACACCCTCATTAATCAATCCGGCGACTACCGGATTGCCGAGGTACGCCAAGCCTTTCAAGACTGCATGACCGATCACTGTGGCGTCTTCCGCACCGCCGATACTATGCAGCAAGGTTTAGAACAACTGCAGCAGATCCAAGAGCGGGCCCAGCGCATTTACCTTGACGACAAGCAAGCCCTTTGGAATACCGAGATCACCGAAGCCCTAGAGCTACGCAGTCTGCTCACCGTTGGGCAGATTATTCTAGAATCTGCTCTGCAACGCCGAGAAAGCCGAGGGGCCCATTGCCGTGAAGACTTCCCCGATCGCAACGATGCCGACTTCCTGCAACACACCCTGGCCTACTACTCCCCCGCTGGCGTCGACATCTCCTATCGCCCTGTGGTGATCAACCGCTTTGAACCCCAGGAACGAAAGTATTAGCCATCAGCAAGGGCTACTCCAGCGACCTCCTGGTAGTTCCAGCATCCAGTACAATCAGGGCATTGGACTGGATAACCACAGTGGCAATTGATTTTTCTAACCCGTGGCTGATCGCCATGGCTCTCAACACGGTGCTGCTGGGCCTCGCCTGGCTAGCACCCAAAGCACTCCTCACCCCGGCGGGCCTGGTGCATGCTTGGGTTTTGGGCGTCTTAATTTGGGGTAGCTTGGGCTGGCAGGGCTATACCGTCGTCATGGTCTACTTCTTGGTGGGGTCGGCGGTGACCCGCATTGGGCTGGCCCAGAAAGAAGCAGCGGGAATTGCCGAGAAGCGATCAGGGGCACGGGGTCCAGAAAATGTCTGGGGTTCGGCCCTGATTGGTGCGCTCTGTGCCCTCGGTTTGCTGCTGCTCCCGGCGACAGACATCGAAGGGCGATCGCTCCTGCTCTTGGGCTATGTCGCCAGTTTTGCCACCAAGCTCTCCGACACCACGGCTAGTGAAGTGGGCAAGGCCTATGGAAAACGCACCTTTTTGATCACCACGCTGCAAGCCGTTCCTCGGGGCACGGAGGGCGCAGTCAGCTTGGAAGGCACCCTGGCGGGCGCAGTCGCGTCGGTGGCGATTGCCCTCGTCGGCTGGGGCGTCGGCATGATCGATCCCTTAGGCGTCGGTCTCTGTATTGTGGCGGCATTTGTTGCAACCACCGTGGAAAGTCTGATCGGTGCGACGCTGCAAGACCAGTGGGACTGGCTGACCAATGAACTGGTGAACGTGATCAACACCTTAGTCGGGGCGATCGCTGCCATGGGTCTAGCCCTATTAATCCGCCTTGTGGCAGGGGTCTAACGCAAAAAACGCCACCATGAGCATTCGCATTTACGGCAATCGTCAACTCAAAACCCTGCCAGGTCTAGCAACTCGCCCCACCCCGTCCCGCGTTCGGCAGGCCCTGTTCAACATTTGGCAGGGAAACATCACAGGCTGTCGCTGGCTGGATCTTTGTGCTGGTAGCGGAGCCATGGGAGCTGAGGCCCTATGTCGCGGTGCGGCAGAGGCGATCGCCATTGACCAATCCGCTCCGGCCTGCCGGATTGTGCAGCAGAACTGGCAGCAGGTGGTGCAGCCCCATCAGAAGATTCAGGTGCGGCGCGGTGGGGTGCTCCAGCAATTGGCAACCCTGTCCGGTAGCTTCGACCGCATTTACTTTGATCCGCCTTATCACGGCGAGTTGTATCAACCCGTACTAGAAGCGATCGCCCGCCGACAGTTACTGGCCCCAGGCGGTGAACTCGCCGCCGAGCATGATCCTCAGCAGCCACTCCCCGATCGCATCCCCAGCCAGACCTCAAGCGGACTCGTCGCCGTACGCCATAAGCAGTATGGCAACACCGCCCTCACGTTTTATGGCAACGCCTAAGCCCTGCTAACACAAAACCTCCCAAGATCCCAGAGAACTTGAGAGGTTTACTATCGATCGACAGCCTAGGATCTATGCGGATCCTGGCCGTCCTACCATCGTAGATTCAGACTATAGGTCGAATTCGTTGCCGCGGCGGTACTGGAAATAGGCTGCAACAAACAGGCCTAGCAGGGTCACCGGCACTAATCCCAACACAATTCCAGACAATAGAGGCTCTACCACAATTCAACTCCTTCGATCTCAACGGTTTTATTTAATCTTAGTGCTACCCGTGCCTTAGGGCAGAGTTTTTGCCCACAGTCTGCCTACAGAGCAACCATCCGCGTGGGTTGAGAACGGCTGTTTGTGGCAACGTTACTTGGGGCATCACAACATTTCTTACCATTCTTATCATACTGGGCAGGGGTACAAAGTTAAAGGAGCGATCGCCCCGTGGTCACATCAGTCCTAGCATCCCCGACGCGATCGCCCCCTCATGACCGAAAATGACCCTCTTCACCTCTGCTTAAGCTTTGCAAGATCGAATTAAGTTAATTAAACTTATGTATGCGACAAATACATGATCCGGGTTCACGCGTCGCCAGCAATGTTACAGCCAAGTTTTACGTTTCATAAACCGTTTTCATCACCCATGTTCAATAGCTGCGGCTACTTTGAGTTGTGACTAGAGATTTACTGAACGCGCCAGATCAAAAGCAGCCTTTACAAGAACGAGCCATGCTGCACATGGCTCTCGCCGCATTTTTTGTGTTACTTGCCCTGCTCATTGGCATTCTAGTAACCTATCAGATTTGGTATTCTGATCCCTACGTCCAGCAAGTTTTATCCCTAGACGGCGATCCGGTGCGCGGCCATGCTATTTTTCAGATGAACTGCTCAAGCTGCCACGGGCTCTACGCCAATGGGCTTGTAGGCCCCAGCCTCCAAAATGTGGCCAATCACAAATCACGGGTGAGCCTCATCCATCAGGTAACCAGTGGGCAAACGCCGCCCATGCCTCAGTTCCAGCCTAGCCCTCAAGAAATGGCAGATTTGTTGAAGTACCTCGAAAGCCTCTAGTACAACCATCTCTATCTGCACGCTGTACTGCGTTGACTAAAACCCTTAACAATCGGTGGAATCAGCGGCGATCGCTGTGGTGGGCCGCTCTCTTGGCTGGGGCGATCGTTCTTTTGTGCGTGGGCGCGATCCTCAGACTGGAAGCACAGCCCAGTCCAGAGTTGGCCCAGCGGCTGACCATGAGTTTTCCCAACGAGCCCAAAACCTTCAATGTTGCCCTGAATGAAGAATCCCCCAATATCTTTGACGGCGTTACCTATGCGAGCTTGCTGCGCCAGAATGGCTTAACGGGGGAACTCCTGCCCAACTTGGCGGAATCGTGGCAGGTGAGTGAGGATGGCCAGCGGATTGTTTTCACCCTACGTCCCGCCATGCAGTGGTCGGATGGACAGCCGTTGACCATCGATGACGTGGTGTTTACCTTCAACGATGTCTGCTTCAACCCAGCAGTGCCCACGCTGCTGCGGGATAGTCTGCGCATTGGCGAATCCGGCGCATTGCCGACTGTCCAAAAGGTGGGCGATCGCCAAGTTGAAGTCATATCTCCCGAACCCTTTGCACCACTATTGCGCAATATGGGCGGGGTTCCCATCATGCCCCGCCATGCCTTGGCAGCGTCGCTAGAAGCGATCGATGGTCAGCCGCTACCCTTGCTATCGCTGTGGGGTACCGATACACCAGCGGAGCAAATTGTCAGCAGTGGCCCCTTTCGCATGGTTCAGTACATCCCAGGTCAGCGGTTGGTGTTCGAACAAAATCCTGGCTATTGGGCCTGGAACGATGCCACCACCAGTCCACAACCGGTGCAGGAGATGGTGTGGCAAATTGTTGATTCTCCTGATACGGCCCTGATGCAGTTTCGGTCAGGGGGGCTGGATGCTGTGGGAGCATCCGCCTCAAATTTTGGCTTGCTAAAGCGGGAAGAATCTCGGGGGCAGTTCACCATCTATAACGGTGGCCCAGCCCTCTCCACCAGCTACCTGATGTTCAACCTGAATCGCGGTCAGCGGCCTGCCGGCCAGCCGTTGGTGGATCCAGTCAAGTCGGCTTGGTTTAACCAAAAAGAATTCCGGCAAGCGATCGCCCATGGCATTGACCGCCAAACCTTGATTAACAACATCTTTCAAGGGTTGGGCACCGTTCAACATGCTTCCATCGCCCTGCAAAGTCCGTTTTACCTATCCCCAGACGATGGGCTGCCCACCTACGACTATGATCCCAGTCAGGGTAGAGCTTTACTGGAATCCGTCGGGTTTACCTACGATGCGGCTGGTCAGCTCTTGGATGCTGACGGCAACCGCGTTGAGTTCACCCTGATGCATGTGGCCGGATCGGGTACCACCGATGCGATCGCCACCCAGATTCAGCGTGATCTAGGGCGATTGGGTAT contains the following coding sequences:
- a CDS encoding pseudouridine synthase, which produces MPHSHRYLLFYKPYAVLTQFSDRTEALRDTLKAYIDVPGVYAAGRLDRDSEGLLLLTNDGWLQHRLTDPVFAHPRTYWVQVERCPDEAALEHLRQGVVIKGDRTRPAQVRILEQEPDLPPRDPPVRFRKTVPTAWLELTLTEGRNRQVRRMTAAVGHPTLRLVRRAIAHLRLDGLEPGQWRDLSEDEVMELRRICRSPRSKKRP
- a CDS encoding succinate dehydrogenase/fumarate reductase flavoprotein subunit, with protein sequence MIEHDVLIIGGGLAGCRAAVEIARTNPAISIGVIAKTHPIRSHSVAAQGGIAATLNNVDATDTWEAHAFDTVKGSDYLADQDAVEILTREAPGVVIDLEHMGVLFSRLPDGRIAQRAFGGHTHQRTCYAADKTGHAILHELVSNLRRYGVTIYDEWYVMRLIVEEGQAKGLVMYRLVDGHIEVARAKAVMVATGGYGRAYNTTSNDFASTGDGLAMAAAAGIPLQDMEFVQFHPTGLYPAGVLISEAVRGEGAYLINSEGDRFMATYAPSKMELAPRDITSRAITKELRAGRGIHLDGSAGGPFVYLDLRHMGQDKIMSRVPFCWEEAHRLAGVDAVHEPIPIRPTVHYSMGGIPVNTDGQVRSGPDGLVDGLFSAGETACVSVHGANRLGSNSLLECVVYGRRTGAAIARYVSDRKLPEVQEGRYVIEAQQQVNTLINQSGDYRIAEVRQAFQDCMTDHCGVFRTADTMQQGLEQLQQIQERAQRIYLDDKQALWNTEITEALELRSLLTVGQIILESALQRRESRGAHCREDFPDRNDADFLQHTLAYYSPAGVDISYRPVVINRFEPQERKY
- a CDS encoding TIGR00297 family protein, whose translation is MAIDFSNPWLIAMALNTVLLGLAWLAPKALLTPAGLVHAWVLGVLIWGSLGWQGYTVVMVYFLVGSAVTRIGLAQKEAAGIAEKRSGARGPENVWGSALIGALCALGLLLLPATDIEGRSLLLLGYVASFATKLSDTTASEVGKAYGKRTFLITTLQAVPRGTEGAVSLEGTLAGAVASVAIALVGWGVGMIDPLGVGLCIVAAFVATTVESLIGATLQDQWDWLTNELVNVINTLVGAIAAMGLALLIRLVAGV
- the rsmD gene encoding 16S rRNA (guanine(966)-N(2))-methyltransferase RsmD, with protein sequence MSIRIYGNRQLKTLPGLATRPTPSRVRQALFNIWQGNITGCRWLDLCAGSGAMGAEALCRGAAEAIAIDQSAPACRIVQQNWQQVVQPHQKIQVRRGGVLQQLATLSGSFDRIYFDPPYHGELYQPVLEAIARRQLLAPGGELAAEHDPQQPLPDRIPSQTSSGLVAVRHKQYGNTALTFYGNA
- the petG gene encoding cytochrome b6-f complex subunit PetG; this translates as MVEPLLSGIVLGLVPVTLLGLFVAAYFQYRRGNEFDL
- a CDS encoding cytochrome c → MLHMALAAFFVLLALLIGILVTYQIWYSDPYVQQVLSLDGDPVRGHAIFQMNCSSCHGLYANGLVGPSLQNVANHKSRVSLIHQVTSGQTPPMPQFQPSPQEMADLLKYLESL
- a CDS encoding ABC transporter substrate-binding protein, translating into MTKTLNNRWNQRRSLWWAALLAGAIVLLCVGAILRLEAQPSPELAQRLTMSFPNEPKTFNVALNEESPNIFDGVTYASLLRQNGLTGELLPNLAESWQVSEDGQRIVFTLRPAMQWSDGQPLTIDDVVFTFNDVCFNPAVPTLLRDSLRIGESGALPTVQKVGDRQVEVISPEPFAPLLRNMGGVPIMPRHALAASLEAIDGQPLPLLSLWGTDTPAEQIVSSGPFRMVQYIPGQRLVFEQNPGYWAWNDATTSPQPVQEMVWQIVDSPDTALMQFRSGGLDAVGASASNFGLLKREESRGQFTIYNGGPALSTSYLMFNLNRGQRPAGQPLVDPVKSAWFNQKEFRQAIAHGIDRQTLINNIFQGLGTVQHASIALQSPFYLSPDDGLPTYDYDPSQGRALLESVGFTYDAAGQLLDADGNRVEFTLMHVAGSGTTDAIATQIQRDLGRLGIRVTLQALSFNAIVDRITLSLDWEAQILGTTNSLEPHFGISAWSPDGRLHDFNLRPDADDIIGREVADWEAEIGRLYVQASQATDFETRYQLYAEAQKLAQEYIPIIHLVNPLSLVAVRDRIQGVQFSAIGQLLWNVHELRMLERSPEPEVAN